The Methanobacterium sp. genome includes a window with the following:
- a CDS encoding DUF2080 family transposase-associated protein: MKKIKTTISNEIKVKNIRAYFEKTVTQFGNGAKIDAPKEYIGEKVIILVKKKRVKKTQQK; this comes from the coding sequence ATGAAAAAGATTAAAACAACAATTTCTAATGAGATTAAAGTAAAAAATATTCGTGCTTACTTTGAAAAAACAGTAACACAATTTGGGAATGGTGCAAAAATTGATGCTCCTAAAGAGTATATTGGAGAAAAGGTGATTATCCTTGTCAAGAAAAAAAGAGTTAAGAAAACTCAGCAAAAATGA